Proteins from a single region of Campylobacter sputorum:
- a CDS encoding replication-associated recombination protein A, whose amino-acid sequence MAFALEFRPKTLDEICGQEKIVEIFKKFLNNEKIPHSIFYGVAGCGKTSFARVIANEMHYEFYEFDGGNLKIETFRTILKNHQNSLTKPLFFIDEIHRLSRTQQEALLIPMESYLALIIGASTENPFFTLSSGIRSRSMLFEFKTLTSLNLEKLLQRIKEKVKFNINKEAKDYLIKSSGGDARSMLNLLEFGLEISNDIELHTLKTLRANAINEGVSSDDTHYELASAFIKSIRGSDVDASLYYLARLINSGESADFIARRLAILASEDIGNANPNALNIASSTLNIVKNIGFPEARIPLAQCVVYLASSPKSNSSYTAINKALDYVKNNKAMKIPKYLINTNPNIKNYLYPHDFGGWVEQKYTEKIVKFYTSSGIGFEKTLDEWIKKMKQNS is encoded by the coding sequence ATGGCATTTGCACTTGAATTTCGCCCAAAAACACTTGATGAAATTTGCGGACAAGAAAAGATTGTAGAAATTTTTAAAAAATTTTTAAACAATGAAAAAATACCCCACTCTATATTTTATGGCGTTGCGGGTTGCGGAAAAACCAGTTTTGCAAGAGTTATAGCAAATGAGATGCATTATGAATTTTATGAATTTGATGGTGGAAATTTAAAAATAGAAACATTTAGAACTATTTTAAAAAATCATCAAAACTCGCTTACTAAGCCACTTTTTTTCATAGATGAAATTCATCGCTTAAGTCGCACACAACAAGAAGCCCTGTTAATACCAATGGAAAGCTATCTTGCCTTAATCATTGGAGCAAGCACAGAAAATCCTTTTTTTACACTAAGTTCTGGCATTCGCAGTCGCTCCATGTTATTTGAGTTTAAAACATTAACAAGCTTAAATTTAGAAAAATTACTACAAAGAATAAAAGAAAAAGTAAAATTTAATATAAACAAAGAAGCAAAAGACTATCTTATAAAAAGTAGTGGCGGAGATGCAAGGTCTATGCTAAATTTACTTGAGTTTGGGCTTGAAATTTCAAACGACATAGAGCTACACACACTAAAAACATTAAGAGCAAATGCGATAAATGAAGGAGTTAGTAGCGATGATACGCACTACGAATTAGCAAGTGCTTTCATAAAAAGCATTAGAGGAAGCGATGTAGATGCATCACTTTACTACTTAGCAAGACTTATAAATAGTGGCGAGAGTGCCGATTTTATCGCTAGACGCTTAGCAATACTTGCAAGTGAAGATATAGGAAATGCAAATCCAAATGCACTAAATATAGCTTCATCAACTCTAAATATAGTAAAAAATATAGGTTTTCCAGAAGCTAGAATTCCACTAGCACAATGTGTGGTGTATCTAGCAAGTTCGCCAAAATCAAACTCAAGTTACACAGCGATAAATAAAGCATTGGATTATGTTAAAAACAATAAAGCCATGAAAATTCCAAAATACCTTATCAATACAAATCCAAATATAAAAAACTATCTATATCCACATGATTTCGGTGGTTGGGTAGAACAAAAATACACAGAAAAAATAGTTAAATTTTATACTTCTAGTGGGATAGGCTTTGAAAAAACACTAGATGAATGGATTAAAAAAATGAAACAAAATTCATAA
- a CDS encoding AAA family ATPase: MISKMKQITANFKFTKIKIVIILAFILAILFGIVVFKNSPKTISLNAFDALVEQNVVSKAYIKDDFLIVIVNNQAYQVLSNGVDFNKTLRKIPIDQVKSSEFLDISLGIVIFFMLCITIFFIVRKYKQKTSQTEVLQKNEDIENIINSSLTPVISNVKFDDVAGIDEIKNELSEIVDFLKNPSKYRHFGINLPKGVLMVGPPGVGKTLIAKAVAGEANVPFFYQSGSSFVQIYVGMGAKRVRELFAKAKSYAPSIIFIDEIDAVGKARGGGRNDEREATLNQLLTEMDGFEDSSGVIVIAATNKIEMMDDALLRSGRFDRRIFIPMPDIQSRAAILKTYLKNKQSEVDIMSIAKSTVGFSGAGIATLVNEAAIHAIRMGGGLITNDDFEAVQKSVLYGKRKTITYSDEEKEILSIYQAAKAICAFWLDFKFEKFSMLEDKFINVEHSIESKKHLLAKIKVYLAGMAALKIYRNDLYSNSKNDLEEAKQIAHKIAYEYGMSQSIFPNQVEVENIINEAFNEISEYLIGVKEQLLSVGAYIYKNESIEYAALKEILGQTYK, translated from the coding sequence ATGATATCAAAAATGAAGCAAATTACTGCAAATTTTAAATTTACTAAAATTAAAATAGTTATCATTTTAGCGTTTATTTTAGCTATACTTTTCGGTATTGTTGTTTTTAAAAATTCACCAAAAACTATAAGTTTAAATGCGTTTGATGCTTTGGTTGAACAAAATGTTGTATCAAAGGCGTATATAAAAGATGATTTTTTGATAGTCATTGTAAACAACCAAGCTTACCAAGTTTTATCTAATGGGGTAGATTTTAATAAAACTCTACGCAAAATTCCTATAGATCAGGTAAAAAGCAGTGAATTTTTGGATATATCTTTAGGTATTGTTATATTTTTTATGCTTTGTATAACAATATTTTTTATTGTTAGAAAGTATAAGCAAAAAACTTCCCAAACTGAAGTTCTTCAAAAAAATGAAGATATAGAAAATATCATAAACTCATCTTTAACGCCTGTTATTTCAAATGTTAAATTTGATGATGTTGCAGGTATTGATGAGATAAAAAATGAGTTAAGTGAAATTGTTGATTTTTTGAAAAATCCATCTAAATATAGACATTTTGGTATAAATTTACCAAAGGGTGTTTTGATGGTTGGACCTCCTGGAGTTGGAAAAACACTTATTGCAAAAGCTGTTGCTGGTGAAGCAAATGTGCCATTTTTTTATCAAAGTGGTTCAAGTTTTGTTCAAATTTATGTAGGAATGGGTGCAAAAAGAGTTAGAGAACTTTTTGCTAAAGCTAAATCTTACGCACCTTCTATAATATTTATCGATGAGATTGATGCAGTTGGTAAAGCAAGAGGTGGCGGCAGAAATGATGAAAGAGAAGCTACGCTAAATCAGCTTTTAACTGAAATGGATGGATTTGAAGATAGCTCTGGAGTTATTGTGATAGCTGCAACAAACAAAATAGAGATGATGGATGATGCTTTGCTTAGATCTGGTAGATTTGATAGGCGTATTTTTATACCAATGCCAGATATACAAAGTAGGGCGGCTATTTTAAAAACATATCTAAAAAATAAACAAAGTGAAGTTGATATAATGAGTATTGCAAAATCAACCGTAGGGTTTAGCGGTGCGGGTATCGCAACACTTGTAAATGAGGCTGCAATACATGCTATTAGAATGGGTGGAGGGCTAATAACAAATGATGATTTTGAAGCTGTTCAAAAAAGTGTTTTATATGGAAAAAGAAAAACAATAACCTATAGTGATGAAGAAAAAGAAATTTTATCTATTTATCAGGCTGCTAAGGCAATCTGTGCTTTTTGGCTTGATTTTAAATTTGAAAAATTTTCTATGTTAGAAGATAAATTTATAAATGTAGAACACTCAATTGAGTCTAAAAAACATCTACTTGCTAAAATCAAGGTTTATTTAGCTGGTATGGCAGCACTTAAAATTTATAGAAATGATTTGTATTCAAATTCTAAAAATGATCTTGAAGAGGCAAAACAAATAGCTCATAAAATAGCTTATGAATATGGTATGTCCCAAAGCATTTTCCCAAATCAAGTAGAAGTTGAAAATATCATAAATGAAGCCTTTAATGAAATAAGTGAGTATTTAATAGGTGTAAAAGAGCAGCTTTTATCGGTAGGAGCTTATATTTATAAAAATGAAAGTATAGAATATGCTGCGTTAAAAGAGATTTTAGGACAAACTTACAAATAA
- the mtaB gene encoding tRNA (N(6)-L-threonylcarbamoyladenosine(37)-C(2))-methylthiotransferase MtaB: MRVYIKTFGCRTNIYDSELIKQYASDAAIVENEKDADIIIVNSCTVTNGADFDCRNYIHHAKALGKKVIMTGCGAISRGKELYDNGDLFGVFGMSQKKDINKFINSKAPFYDIGNLQNVDENALNSYNDKTKAFIKIQEGCNFRCSYCIIPSVRGKSRSMNEEGIINEVSSLVDNGFSEFVLTGTNIGSYGNDTNSTLGKLLGKLGNIKGLKRIRLGSLEPSQIDDSFKEILNESWLGRHLHIAIQHTSQKMLNIMRRRNKFSSDLELFTSLNELGFALGTDFIVGHPGESEEIWDEALENFKKMPLTHLHAFVYSKRENTHSATLTNNINGIVSKERLKLIKKITENNCVEFRNKHKKPLEILVERLKGDYYEGYDQYYIKSRIKSNKNLAKKWIKVDEYDIKNEANYCKF; this comes from the coding sequence TTGAGAGTTTATATAAAGACTTTTGGATGCAGAACAAATATTTATGATAGCGAACTTATCAAGCAATACGCTAGTGATGCTGCGATTGTTGAAAATGAAAAAGACGCTGATATAATCATAGTAAATTCTTGCACTGTGACAAATGGAGCTGATTTTGATTGTAGAAACTATATCCATCATGCAAAAGCACTTGGTAAAAAAGTTATAATGACTGGCTGTGGTGCGATTAGTAGAGGAAAAGAGCTTTATGATAACGGCGATTTGTTTGGTGTTTTTGGAATGTCGCAAAAAAAAGATATAAACAAATTTATAAACTCAAAAGCCCCCTTTTATGATATTGGAAATTTACAAAATGTTGATGAAAATGCTTTAAATTCCTATAATGACAAAACAAAAGCTTTTATCAAGATTCAAGAAGGTTGTAACTTTAGATGTAGTTACTGCATAATACCAAGTGTTAGGGGCAAATCAAGAAGTATGAATGAAGAGGGCATTATAAATGAAGTTTCATCTCTTGTAGACAATGGCTTTAGTGAGTTTGTATTAACTGGTACAAATATAGGAAGTTATGGCAACGATACAAACTCAACTCTTGGCAAACTTCTTGGCAAACTTGGAAATATAAAAGGTCTAAAGCGTATAAGACTTGGAAGTTTAGAGCCAAGCCAAATAGATGATAGCTTTAAAGAAATTTTAAATGAGAGTTGGTTAGGGCGGCATCTTCACATTGCCATTCAGCATACTAGTCAAAAAATGCTCAATATAATGAGAAGAAGAAATAAATTTAGTAGCGATTTAGAGCTTTTTACTTCGCTTAATGAGCTAGGATTTGCTCTTGGAACAGATTTTATAGTCGGGCATCCAGGAGAGAGCGAAGAAATTTGGGATGAAGCATTAGAAAATTTTAAAAAAATGCCTTTAACTCATCTTCATGCTTTTGTGTATTCAAAGCGTGAAAATACGCATTCTGCAACCTTAACTAATAATATAAATGGCATTGTTTCAAAAGAGCGTTTAAAACTTATTAAAAAAATAACTGAGAATAATTGTGTAGAATTTAGAAATAAACATAAAAAACCACTTGAGATATTGGTTGAAAGATTAAAAGGTGATTATTACGAAGGATATGATCAATATTATATAAAGTCTCGTATAAAATCTAATAAAAATTTGGCTAAAAAATGGATAAAGGTTGATGAATATGATATCAAAAATGAAGCAAATTACTGCAAATTTTAA
- the mog gene encoding molybdopterin adenylyltransferase has protein sequence MIKIGILTMSDRASEGIYEDLSGKAIKELLEEWIVSQMKFDYRVISDDFELIKQNLISLSDEFKADLIITTGGTGPAKRDVTPEATEAVCEKMMPGFGELMRMESLKYVPTAILSRQTAGIRGNSFIINLPGNPKSIKECLEPVFPAIPYCIDLIGGSYIQTDENKMKVFRPKKKK, from the coding sequence ATGATAAAAATAGGCATTTTAACTATGAGCGATAGAGCAAGTGAGGGCATTTATGAGGATTTATCTGGAAAGGCTATAAAAGAGCTTTTAGAGGAGTGGATAGTTAGCCAAATGAAATTTGATTATAGAGTTATATCAGATGATTTTGAGCTTATAAAACAAAATTTAATATCATTAAGTGATGAATTTAAAGCAGATTTGATAATCACAACTGGCGGAACAGGACCAGCAAAAAGAGATGTAACTCCTGAAGCAACTGAAGCGGTTTGTGAAAAAATGATGCCAGGATTTGGCGAATTAATGAGAATGGAAAGTTTAAAATATGTCCCAACTGCAATTTTGTCGCGTCAAACAGCTGGCATAAGAGGAAATAGCTTTATTATAAATTTACCTGGCAATCCAAAATCTATAAAAGAGTGTCTAGAGCCAGTATTTCCAGCCATTCCTTACTGCATTGATTTGATAGGCGGCTCATATATACAAACCGATGAAAATAAAATGAAAGTTTTTAGACCTAAAAAGAAGAAATAA